DNA from Mycobacteriales bacterium:
GCGGAGGCCGAGGAAGTCCGCGACCGCGACGACTCGCCGCCGACGCCAGACGTCGCACCGGTGGGAACCCCCCGCCCCGAGCGGGCGGAGGAGATGACGGTCGTGGTCCGCACCGCCGCGCGGATCGTGGCGCCCGTCCTCGCCGTCGCTGGCCTCTACCTGGCCGCCTGGGGATACGCGCCCGGGGGCGGCTTCCCCGCCGGTGCCGTCGTGCTCGGCGTGGTGTTGCTGATCTACGCCGGTTTCGGTCACCGGCGGATCGCCCGGGTCACCCGACCGGCGAGTGTGGAACTCGTCGAACTCCTCGGCGCCATCGGCATCGTGATGATCGGCCTGCTCGGTCTGTTCCTGAAGGGCTCGTTCTTCGCCAACTGGGTACCGCTCGCCCCGGAGCAGACGATCCGCAGCGGCGGCATCCTGCAGCTCTTCTCCGGCGCCGAGCTGATCGAGGTCGCCAGCGGTCTGGTGCTGGCCGTCTTCTCGCTGCTGGTGATGCGACACGACTGGTCGCGGGACGAGTCGGACGACCCGGACGCGGGGACCGACCGATGATCGTCGTGAACTACGTCGCCGCCGCCGCGCTCCTCAGCATCGGGCTCTACATCGTGCTGACCCGACGCAACCTGATCAAGATGGTCATGGGCCTGTCCATCATGGAAGCCTCGACGTACCTGCTCCTGATCTCGATGGGATACCGCTCCGGGTCCACGGCGCCGGTCCTGCTCAATCCGCCGGCCGGCAAATCCCCGTCGCAGCTGGTGAACGGCAACGTCGCCGATCCGGTGCTGCAGAACTTCTGCCTGACCGCAATCGTCATCGGCGTCGCGGTCAGCGCCGTCTTCTTGTCCGTGGTGGTACGCATCGCCCAGCACTACCGGACGCTGGACGCCGACGAGGTGCGCAGGATGCGCGGATGAGCGACGCCGCGCTCGCCTCCCTGTTACCGCTGACCGTCGTCATCCCCATCGTCGGTGCGGTGGCGGCGCCGCTCTCGGCACGGGTGTCGCGTTCGCTGCCGCTCGTCATCTCCGTGCTAGCCATGGCCGGTACGACGGCCGTCCTGCTCCTGCTGGCACCGACCGTCTACAGCGGCCACATCCTGACCCACTTCATGGGCCACTGGACGCCGGTGAACGGCAAGGCGCTCGGTATCGCCTTCGGCGCCGACGCCTTCGGACTCACCTTCGCCCTCGTCTGCGCGACGGTCGGCGGCATCCTGCTGCTCTACACCCTCTCCGAACTCGGCCGGCTCGGCAGGCGCGAGCTCGGCGGTTACGCCTGCCTCTTCCAACTGCTCCTCGCCGCGCTGATCGGATCGGCGCTGACCGGAGACCTCTTCAACCTTTTCGTGTGGTTCGAGGTGGCCGCGCTCTCCTCCTACGGCCTCACCGGGTTCTTCCTCGAACGCCCACTCGCCCTCGAGGCGGCGTTCAAGGTCCTGGTACTGACGACGATCGCCAGCTTCGCCGTCTTCGTCGGCACCTCGCTGCTCTACGCCCAGCACGGCGCACTGAACATGGGGCAGGCGCACGACGCGCTCGCCGGCGGTGTGCACACGGCCGACCTCGTCGCGCTCGGGCTTCTCGTCGCCGGATTCGCGACCAAGGCCGGGCTCGTCCCGTTCCACGGGTGGCTACCGGACGCCCATACGGCCGCTCCCGGGCCGGTCTCGGCGCTGTTCTCCGGGCTCATGGTCAACCTGGGCGTCATCGCCATCGCCCGGCTCACCTTGCAGGTCTACGGTCCGCACGGGCGGCCCGTCCTCGGACTGGTCGTCGTCGTCGGCTGCGTGTCCGCCGTCATGGGCGCATGGCTCGCGCTGGGACAAGACGACCTCAAACGCCTGCTCGCCTACGACACCATCTCGCAGATGGGCGTCATCGCCGTTGGATTCGGCGTCGGCACGACAGCCGGCGCGGCCGGCGCCACCTACCAACTCGTCAATCATGCCCTGTACAAGGCGCTGCTCTTCCTCTGCGCCGGGAACATCGTGCACGCGACCGGGCTGACGAAACTCTCCGAGATGGGCGCTCTCGGCCGGCACCGGCCGATCACCGCCGCGGCGTTCATCGTCGGCGCCGCCGCCATCGCCGGCGTCCCGCCGTTGAACGGCTACGCGTCGCTGGGACTGATCCACGACGCCTTGCGCGACGGACACCCGGCCGTGTTCGCCGTCCTGCTCGGCGCGCAGGTGATCACGATCGCCGCCCTCGTCCGAGCCACCTACCTCGCGTTCTTCCGGAAGCGCGATGCGACCTACGAGGACCTCGAGCCGATCCGGCCCGGCATGCTCACCGCGTTCCTGCTGCTCGCGGTCGGTTGTGTCGCGCTCGGCGTCCTCCCGACCGTCGTACTCCCCCACATGATCGCTCCCGCCGCGGGCGCCCTGCTCGCCGGCGCGGCATACAGCCGCGGAGTCCTGCACGCGCCGGTGTCGCCGCTGCCGGTGCCGCACGTGGCATTCGAGTACTTTGCCCCGAGCGAGTTCGGGACCGTCGCGGGCACGGTCCTCCTCGGGCTGGTGCTGGCCTGGTGGTACATCCGACGCCCGACGCAGCCGCGGCTGATGAGCCTGGTCCGGTCCTGGCACACCGGATCGGTCAACGACTATGCGGCATATGCAGCCGTAGGGCTCATCGTCGCTGTCGCCGTGATGCTCACCGGCTGAGCCGAAACGGATTGGCCCCCGGCCCCACGGGTAGGAGCACCACGAGAGGCTCGCGGGGAGGAGACGTGATGGCGACCATAGGGAGCTTTCTGTCCTGCGAAGAATGGGGACCGAACGACCTGGTTGATCAGGCGAGGCAGGCGGAACAGGCGGGTTTCGCGGGATTGTGGATATCGGACCACTACCACCCGTGGACGGCGGAACAGGGCCAGAGCCCTTTCGTGTGGTCGGTGATCGGGGCGTTGTCCCAGGTCGTGTCGATCCCGGTGACCACCGCAGTCACCTGCCCCACGGTGCGCATCCACCCGGCAGTGCTCGCCCAGGCCGCCGCCACCTCCGGGGTCCAGCACCACGGCCGGTTCCGATTGGGCGTCGGCAGCGGAGAGGCGCTCAACGAGCACATCCTCGGTGACCACTGGCCACCGGCCGACACCCGGCTGGAGATGCTCGAGGAGGCCGTCGAGGTCATCCGGCTGCTCTTCGAAGGCGGTGTGAAAGACCACCGCGGGCGGCACTACACCGTGGAAAACGCTCAGCTGTTCACCCGACCCGACACCCCGGTCCCGATCCACGTGTCCGGGTTCGGCCCGGCCGCCGCGACATTGGCCGGCCGGATCGGCGACGGCTACATCTCGACGATGCCCGACGCCGAC
Protein-coding regions in this window:
- a CDS encoding MnhB domain-containing protein, whose product is MTEPTHRRAVGAAIVAAVFGLLVVALTQLPDDHAPLPAVAREAMQVALPRWHITEPVNEVVYGTRGFDTFGETFLLLAAVVSVVLLTRPRERRAERSGEEQIGRQEEAGESSATDSDEREARGAEAEEVRDRDDSPPTPDVAPVGTPRPERAEEMTVVVRTAARIVAPVLAVAGLYLAAWGYAPGGGFPAGAVVLGVVLLIYAGFGHRRIARVTRPASVELVELLGAIGIVMIGLLGLFLKGSFFANWVPLAPEQTIRSGGILQLFSGAELIEVASGLVLAVFSLLVMRHDWSRDESDDPDAGTDR
- a CDS encoding proton-conducting transporter membrane subunit, with product MSDAALASLLPLTVVIPIVGAVAAPLSARVSRSLPLVISVLAMAGTTAVLLLLAPTVYSGHILTHFMGHWTPVNGKALGIAFGADAFGLTFALVCATVGGILLLYTLSELGRLGRRELGGYACLFQLLLAALIGSALTGDLFNLFVWFEVAALSSYGLTGFFLERPLALEAAFKVLVLTTIASFAVFVGTSLLYAQHGALNMGQAHDALAGGVHTADLVALGLLVAGFATKAGLVPFHGWLPDAHTAAPGPVSALFSGLMVNLGVIAIARLTLQVYGPHGRPVLGLVVVVGCVSAVMGAWLALGQDDLKRLLAYDTISQMGVIAVGFGVGTTAGAAGATYQLVNHALYKALLFLCAGNIVHATGLTKLSEMGALGRHRPITAAAFIVGAAAIAGVPPLNGYASLGLIHDALRDGHPAVFAVLLGAQVITIAALVRATYLAFFRKRDATYEDLEPIRPGMLTAFLLLAVGCVALGVLPTVVLPHMIAPAAGALLAGAAYSRGVLHAPVSPLPVPHVAFEYFAPSEFGTVAGTVLLGLVLAWWYIRRPTQPRLMSLVRSWHTGSVNDYAAYAAVGLIVAVAVMLTG
- a CDS encoding LLM class F420-dependent oxidoreductase — encoded protein: MATIGSFLSCEEWGPNDLVDQARQAEQAGFAGLWISDHYHPWTAEQGQSPFVWSVIGALSQVVSIPVTTAVTCPTVRIHPAVLAQAAATSGVQHHGRFRLGVGSGEALNEHILGDHWPPADTRLEMLEEAVEVIRLLFEGGVKDHRGRHYTVENAQLFTRPDTPVPIHVSGFGPAAATLAGRIGDGYISTMPDADLVQAFRDAGGSGKPAQAGTKVCWGPDEDEARRTAHRLWATEQLPGQLAQELPTPRHFEQAATLVTPDMVGDAVVCGNDAGRHIAMIEGYLDAGYDEVYISQIGPQQKGFFDFYHDKVLPRFS
- a CDS encoding NADH-quinone oxidoreductase subunit K: MIVVNYVAAAALLSIGLYIVLTRRNLIKMVMGLSIMEASTYLLLISMGYRSGSTAPVLLNPPAGKSPSQLVNGNVADPVLQNFCLTAIVIGVAVSAVFLSVVVRIAQHYRTLDADEVRRMRG